Proteins from a single region of Numenius arquata chromosome Z, bNumArq3.hap1.1, whole genome shotgun sequence:
- the LOC141477481 gene encoding stAR-related lipid transfer protein 6-like, with protein sequence MDYKKIADEVSEKILSYSQDTSGWRVIKVSKNVMVSSKPSKEYAGNIYRGEGIIKEVPSKIIPFMYLPEYRNKWDKALQSYKLLERIDQDTGIYHSVTRSYGMGLISSRDFVDLLHVKPYPGDILTTNSVSVEYSSCPPTPSCVRGYNNPCGYVCSPLPENPEHSKLVVFIQPELGGMLPGSLVETALPATLINLITETRAGLKGLKDHN encoded by the exons ATGGATTATAAGAAAATTGCGGATGAAGTTTCAGAAAAAATTTTATCGTACAGTCAAGATACTTCAGGATGGAGAGTGATAAAAGTTTCA AAAAATGTTATGGTTTCTTCAAAGCCTTCAAAAGAGTATGCAGGAAATAT ATACCGCGGAGAAGGGATAATTAAGGAAGTCCCTAgtaaaattattccttttatgTATCTTCCTGAATATCGAAACAAATGGGACAAAGCGTTACAATCTTACAAGCTCTTGGAAAGGATTGACCAG GACACGGGTATATACCACAGCGTAACGCGCAGTTACGGCATGGGGCTGATTTCATCCCGAGATTTTGTTGACCTGCTGCACGTTAAGCCCTACCCTGGCGATATCCTCACAACTAACT CTGTCAGTGTGGAGTACTCCAGCTGCCCTCCAACTCCCTCTTGTGTCCGCGGCTATAACAATCCCTGTGGATACGTCTGCTCCCCTTTGCCTGA GAATCCGGAGCATTCCAAGCTGGTTGTGTTTATTCAGCCAGAACTAGGAGGAATGCTTCCAGGTTCCCTGGTGGAGACAGCGTTACCTGCTACTCTCATCAACTTAATCACTGAAACCAGAGCCGGACTGAAAGGCTTGAAAGACCATAATTAA
- the LOC141477051 gene encoding DNA polymerase iota-like — MEPVPPPTERREPPQQPQEEEEEEEEEDWLRPQAGGGAASPTPCEQQWRRSAGRRVIAHLDLDCFYAQVEMIRHPQLRDKPLGVQQKNIVVTCNYEARKRGVKKLMSVKDAKETCPQLILVNGEDLTPYREMSYKVTELLGEFCPLVERLGFDENFVDITEIVEKRLTQLQQSGCSSLCVSGHVYNDQALNLQDTTHVRLVIGSQVAEELREAIHTRLGLTGCAGVASNKVLAKLVSGTHKPNQQTVLLPESCQELIRGLDHIQKVPGIGYKTAKRLETLGVRNVCDLQAFPSAVLEKELGVSMAQRIQRLSYGEDDSPVTPSGPPQSFSDEDSFKKCSSEVEVKEKIEELLRSLLDRIYKDGRQPHTIRLTIRQFSSTDKWFHRESRQCPIPPHLIPKFGKENSNLISPLVAILMKLFRKMIDVELPFHLTLLSVCFSNLKDLPSSKKGSIGFYLKQMSPGSGKRVREADNVSQGEGSASWNQNRNRTGTTKTRKLSEEKQSNIKQAGIPDFPFHLSPADIDPEVFGELPEDIKKEILSAKPEAMPTEDVSGQALEFFAEGVYGTSPNSKGLESDTHSAGCSIPSAHQSTTALAHGSRDTCSSKCPSSTENQPPDSQNSRGRDLSPLEAGASHTVVRVPTLDKDKQALETTSVGKACSRKAEVVFPPNIDTKTFYELPADVQEELLAEWKNREPLSKTSMDKPPEKPKPTKGRRNTAPCPSQSNSLLRYFKPQ, encoded by the exons ATGGAGCCCGTCCCGCCGCCCACGGAGCGGCGGGAGCCGCCgcagcagccccaggaggaggaggaggaggaagaggaggaggactggCTTCGCCCgcaggcgggcggcggggccgcctcgCCCACCCCGTGTGAGCAGcaatggcggcg GAGCGCAGGGCGCAGGGTGATCGCACACCTCGACCTGGACTGCTTCTATGCACAAGTGGAAATGATCCGGCACCCCCAGCTAAGAGACAAGCCTTTAG GCGTGCAACAGAAAAACATCGTCGTTACCTGTAACTACGAAGCCAGGAAGCGTGGAGTTAAGAAGCTGATGTCTGTGAAGGATGCTAAAGAGACATGTCCTCAGCTGATACTGGTTAACGGAGAAGATCTGACTCCGTACAGGGAGATGTCCTACAAGGTTACAG AGTTGTTGGGGGAATTTTGTCCGCTGGTGGAAAGGCTTGGGTTTGACGAAAACTTTGTGGATATCACAGAGATTGTAGAGAAGAGACTAACCCAGCTGCAGCAGAGCGGATGCTCCAGCCTCTGCGTGTCCGGCCACGTGTACAACGACCAAG ctCTAAATTTGCAGGACACAACGCACGTAAGACTGGTTATCGGATCTCAGGTCGCGGAGGAGTTGAGGGAAGCCATACACACGAGACTGGGCCTCACGGGCTGCGCAGGAGTGGCCTCCAACAAAGTACTGGCTAAACTGGTGTCTGGGACCCATAAACCAAACCAGCAAACGGTTCTGCTGCCTGAAAGCTGCCAGGAGCTAATACGCGGCCTCGATCACATCCAAAAAGTGCCCG GCATTGGCTACAAAACTGCCAAACGTCTCGAAACGCTGGGTGTTAGGAACGTGTGTGATCTCCAAGCGTTCCCGTCTGCTGTGTTAGAGAAGGAACTGGGTGTTTCCATGGCTCAGCGTATCCAAAGACTCAGCTACGGAGAAGATGACTCCCCTGTGACTCCATCAGGCCCTCCTCAG tcctttagtGATGaagattcctttaaaaaatgttcatcGGAAGTGGAAGTTAAAGAGAAAATTGAAGAACTGCTTCGTAGCCTATTAGACAG AATATACAAAGACGGAAGACAGCCGCATACAATCAGGTTGACCATACGCCAGTTCTCCTCAACCGATAAATGGTTTCATCGGGAAAGCCGGCAGTGTCCTATTCCTCCTCATCTCATTCCCAAATTTGGAAAAG AAAACAGCAACCTTATCTCCCCCTTGGTCGCTATATTAATGAAACTCTTTCGAAAGATGATAGATGTAGAACTACCGTTTCATCTCACCCTTCTGAGCGTCTGCTTCTCCAACCTCAAAGATCTTCCCAGCAGCAAGAAAGGATCCATTGGCTTCTATCTAAAGCAGATGTCACCAGGCTCTGGGAAACGTGTCCGG GAAGCGGACAATGTCTCACAAGGTGAGGGAAGCGCTTCTTGGAACCAGAACCGCAACAGAACTGGAACTACAAAAACTAGGAAActttcagaggaaaagcaaagcaatataAAGCAAGCAGGAATTCCTGACTTCCCATTTCATTTGTCTCCTGCTGATATTGACCCGGAAGTCTTTGGGGAACTTCcggaagatattaaaaaagaaattctttctgcaAAACCAGAAGCAATGCCTACTGAGGACGTTTCAGGTCAGGCATTGGAATTTTTTGCGGAAGGGGTGTACGGCACTTCCCCGAATTCTAAGGGACTCGAGAGCGATACGCACTCTGCAGGGTGCAGCATCCCCTCAGCTCATCAATCCACAACTGCTCTGGCACACGGCTCCAGGGACACGTGTTCTTCCAAGTGTCCCAGCAGTACAGAAAACCAACCTCCTGACTCCCAGAATTCCAGAGGGAGAGATCTGTCACCTCTGGAGGCTGGAGCCAGCCACACTGTTGTGCGTGTCCCCACCTTGGACAAAGATAAGCAGGCCCTTGAAACAACTTCTGTGGGTAAAGCTTGTAGCAGGAAAGCAGAAGTTGTATTTCCTCCTAATATTGATACAAAGACTTTTTACGAACTGCCTGCAGACGTGCAAGAAGAATTACTGGCTGAATGGAAGAATCGGGAACCTCTGTCCAAGACTTCGATGGATAAACCCCCTGAAAAGCCTAAACCAACTAAAGGAAGAAGGAACACAGCTCCGTGTCCATCACAGTCTAACAGTTTGCTAAGATATTTTAAGCCACAGTGA